In one window of Clavelina lepadiformis chromosome 4, kaClaLepa1.1, whole genome shotgun sequence DNA:
- the LOC143451984 gene encoding protein disulfide-isomerase 2-like isoform X1, translating into MNIKVFVSFLCFLLPCQAGKNDYDKESYPRKDGVLLLDTHNFVAAMYKYKFVLVFCYGRNQESTKAEIEVAKIAKKLQDTESVVHMGKINIEKEYEIDRKYPVTRVPLLRLFKNGKTYDYTGKFNAEDALVWLDLAMNIPLQINLSSELKSLQDKVTVVLACFPGKSPKKAYETFNLVSENFVYDEYMPLPRFAMITSATVARNLGVTPGSVSVLQKFEDGLKIVYDGDTSNFDQLMKFVNEESRPVVYKHHMTEYGLKIIHETRTFQHLLFMSSDDRNYAQTWQNFKKAAKDFKKQPENQEVCFVHVDLKHHEKNKQHLNFFHIDEKKDLPCNRITKVDSYHSRFLPARKDFSYEGFVKFTKDCVQGYLKRYVRSENVPSDWDKYDVKVLVGKNYEDFVDDKKRTVFMMYYASNDKKSDETLPVFNELAREMSSDRAVVFGKMDVALNDGELDVHSNYPSFKMFTTDGKVRRYQGGVEIQAMKEFIKTGGKSQRPIDEEFEGAEFDFKWHDDLHPMPTVEEEEERRAKWEKEEKEILKNAIQHIVGAEPHNDPKHVVKEHDTHLPLEDRDVAYMDPNKHAEFDKHHEHEKDLHYEHFDEL; encoded by the exons ATGAATATTAAAGTTTTTGTGAGTTTTCTATGTTTTCTACTCCCGTGTCAAGCAGGAAAGAATGACTACGATAAAGAATCTTATCCAAGAAAAGATGGTGTTTTGCTTTTAGACACTCATAACTTCGTTGCTGCGatgtacaaatataaatttgtcTTGGTATTTTGCT ATGGCCGAAATCAGGAAAGCACAAAAGCAGAAATAGAAGTCGCCAAAATAGCAAAGAAACTGCAAGACACAGAATCAGTAGTTCACATGGGTAAAATCAACATCGAGAAGGAATACGAAATCGACCGGAAGTATCCGGTAACAAGGGTTCCGCTGCTGAGATTGTTCAAGAATGGCAAGACTTACGACTACACAG GCAAGTTCAATGCCGAGGATGCTCTGGTGTGGTTGGATCTGGCCATGAACATTCCTCTTCAAATCAATCTCTCCAGTGAGCTGAAGTCGCTCCAAGATAAAGTGACTGTCGTTTTAGCTTGCTTTCCAGGG aAATCTCCGAAAAAGGCATATGAAACTTTTAACCTTGTGAGCGAAAACTTTGTGTATGACGAATACATGCCTTTACCTCGCTTTGCGATGATTACTTCAGCAACGGTGGCCAGAAATCTTGGAGTTACTCCAGGATCTGTCTCTGTTTTACAGAAG TTCGAAGACGGTTTGAAAATTGTCTACGACGGCGATACCTCTAACTTCGACCAGTTGATGAAATTCGTTAACGAAGAGTCAAGACCTGTGGTTTACAAACATCATATGACCGAG TATGGCTTAAAAATCATCCATGAAACAAGAACCTTTCAACATTTGCTGTTTATGTCAAGTGATGATAGAAATTACGCGCAAACATggcaaaacttcaaaaaagcagcaaaagactttaaaaaacaaccaGAA AATCAGGAGGTTTGTTTTGTTCACGTGGATTTAAAGCATCACGAAAAGAACAAGCAGCATCTCAACTTTTTCCACATCGATGAAAAGAAGGATCTTCCTTGCAATCGCATCACGAAAGTGGACAGCTATCACTCGAGATTTCTTCCGGCGAGAAAAGACTTTTCCTACGAGGGTTTCGTTAAATTTACCAAGGATTGCGTCCAGGGATATCTGAAG AGATACGTAAGAAGCGAAAACGTGCCTTCCGACTGGGACAAGTATGACGTCAAGGTTCTAGTTGGGAAAAATTATGAAGACTTTGTAGACGACAAAAAGAGGACAGTGTTTATGATGTACT ATGCttcaaatgataaaaaatccGATGAAACTCTGCCAGTTTTCAATGAGCTCGCAAGGGAAATGAGTTCCGACCGCGCAGTTGTTTTCGGAAAAATGGATGTTGCTCTCAACGATGGAGAGTTAGACGTTCACTCGAACTACCCGTcctttaaaatgtttacaaccGACGGAAAG GTTCGACGATATCAGGGCGGCGTGGAAATCCAAGCAAtgaaagaatttattaaaactggAGGAAAATCACAACGACCG ATCGACGAAGAGTTTGAGGGAGCCGAGTTCGACTTCAAATGGCATGACGATCTCCACCCGATGCCCACAGTCGAAGAGGAGGAAGAGAGAAGAGCAAAGTGGGAAAAGGAGGAAAAAGAAATCCTTAAAAACGCCATCCAACACATCGTAG GTGCTGAGCCACACAACGACCCAAAACACGTAGTGAAAGAACATGACACGCATCTACCGCTTGAAGACAGAGATGTGGCGTACATGGACCCTAACAAGCACGCCGAATTCGACAAACATCACGAACACGAAAAGGACTTGCATTACGAACATTTCGACGAGCTGTAA
- the LOC143451984 gene encoding protein disulfide-isomerase 2-like isoform X2, whose translation MYKYKFVLVFCYGRNQESTKAEIEVAKIAKKLQDTESVVHMGKINIEKEYEIDRKYPVTRVPLLRLFKNGKTYDYTGKFNAEDALVWLDLAMNIPLQINLSSELKSLQDKVTVVLACFPGKSPKKAYETFNLVSENFVYDEYMPLPRFAMITSATVARNLGVTPGSVSVLQKFEDGLKIVYDGDTSNFDQLMKFVNEESRPVVYKHHMTEYGLKIIHETRTFQHLLFMSSDDRNYAQTWQNFKKAAKDFKKQPENQEVCFVHVDLKHHEKNKQHLNFFHIDEKKDLPCNRITKVDSYHSRFLPARKDFSYEGFVKFTKDCVQGYLKRYVRSENVPSDWDKYDVKVLVGKNYEDFVDDKKRTVFMMYYASNDKKSDETLPVFNELAREMSSDRAVVFGKMDVALNDGELDVHSNYPSFKMFTTDGKVRRYQGGVEIQAMKEFIKTGGKSQRPIDEEFEGAEFDFKWHDDLHPMPTVEEEEERRAKWEKEEKEILKNAIQHIVGAEPHNDPKHVVKEHDTHLPLEDRDVAYMDPNKHAEFDKHHEHEKDLHYEHFDEL comes from the exons atgtacaaatataaatttgtcTTGGTATTTTGCT ATGGCCGAAATCAGGAAAGCACAAAAGCAGAAATAGAAGTCGCCAAAATAGCAAAGAAACTGCAAGACACAGAATCAGTAGTTCACATGGGTAAAATCAACATCGAGAAGGAATACGAAATCGACCGGAAGTATCCGGTAACAAGGGTTCCGCTGCTGAGATTGTTCAAGAATGGCAAGACTTACGACTACACAG GCAAGTTCAATGCCGAGGATGCTCTGGTGTGGTTGGATCTGGCCATGAACATTCCTCTTCAAATCAATCTCTCCAGTGAGCTGAAGTCGCTCCAAGATAAAGTGACTGTCGTTTTAGCTTGCTTTCCAGGG aAATCTCCGAAAAAGGCATATGAAACTTTTAACCTTGTGAGCGAAAACTTTGTGTATGACGAATACATGCCTTTACCTCGCTTTGCGATGATTACTTCAGCAACGGTGGCCAGAAATCTTGGAGTTACTCCAGGATCTGTCTCTGTTTTACAGAAG TTCGAAGACGGTTTGAAAATTGTCTACGACGGCGATACCTCTAACTTCGACCAGTTGATGAAATTCGTTAACGAAGAGTCAAGACCTGTGGTTTACAAACATCATATGACCGAG TATGGCTTAAAAATCATCCATGAAACAAGAACCTTTCAACATTTGCTGTTTATGTCAAGTGATGATAGAAATTACGCGCAAACATggcaaaacttcaaaaaagcagcaaaagactttaaaaaacaaccaGAA AATCAGGAGGTTTGTTTTGTTCACGTGGATTTAAAGCATCACGAAAAGAACAAGCAGCATCTCAACTTTTTCCACATCGATGAAAAGAAGGATCTTCCTTGCAATCGCATCACGAAAGTGGACAGCTATCACTCGAGATTTCTTCCGGCGAGAAAAGACTTTTCCTACGAGGGTTTCGTTAAATTTACCAAGGATTGCGTCCAGGGATATCTGAAG AGATACGTAAGAAGCGAAAACGTGCCTTCCGACTGGGACAAGTATGACGTCAAGGTTCTAGTTGGGAAAAATTATGAAGACTTTGTAGACGACAAAAAGAGGACAGTGTTTATGATGTACT ATGCttcaaatgataaaaaatccGATGAAACTCTGCCAGTTTTCAATGAGCTCGCAAGGGAAATGAGTTCCGACCGCGCAGTTGTTTTCGGAAAAATGGATGTTGCTCTCAACGATGGAGAGTTAGACGTTCACTCGAACTACCCGTcctttaaaatgtttacaaccGACGGAAAG GTTCGACGATATCAGGGCGGCGTGGAAATCCAAGCAAtgaaagaatttattaaaactggAGGAAAATCACAACGACCG ATCGACGAAGAGTTTGAGGGAGCCGAGTTCGACTTCAAATGGCATGACGATCTCCACCCGATGCCCACAGTCGAAGAGGAGGAAGAGAGAAGAGCAAAGTGGGAAAAGGAGGAAAAAGAAATCCTTAAAAACGCCATCCAACACATCGTAG GTGCTGAGCCACACAACGACCCAAAACACGTAGTGAAAGAACATGACACGCATCTACCGCTTGAAGACAGAGATGTGGCGTACATGGACCCTAACAAGCACGCCGAATTCGACAAACATCACGAACACGAAAAGGACTTGCATTACGAACATTTCGACGAGCTGTAA